CCCGAACATAATGTGGCGAATCCACAAGGTGTTCTAACATTGATGTTTATTTCTTTTCCAGAAATAAACTTTTTTATAGCCCGGCAGCCACCTACTCTCCCGTACCGTCTCCAGTAAAGTACCATCGGCCGCTTAGGTCTTAACCATCGTGTTCGGGATGGGAACGGGTGTTACCCCTAAGCGCATCGCCACCGGAAATATTTATTAAGCTTTTTACAGCCTTAATAACTAAATAACAGACAACAACCCTTACTTTTTCCGTTTTAGTTGGATTGATTCGGCTGCTTTGCAACCTACTTTATCCATCTTCCTTAGAAAGGAGGTGATCCAGCCGCACCTTCCGATACGGCTACCTTGTTACGACTTCACCCCAGTTATCGGTCCCACCTTCGGCAGCTCCCTCCTTTCGGTTGGGTCACTGACTTCGGGCGTTACTGACTCCCATGGTGTGACGGGCGGTGTGTACAAGACCCGGGAACGTATTCACCGCAGCATTCTGATCTGCGATTACTAGCGATTCCAGCTTCATGTAGTCGAGTTGCAGACTACAATCCGAACTGAGACGTTATTTTTGAGATTTGCTCGGCCTCGCGGCTCTGCCTCCCTTTGTTTACGCCATTGTAGCACGTGTGTAGCCCTGGTCATAAGGGGCATGATGATTTGACGTCATCCCCACCTTCCTCCAGGTTATCCCTGGCAGTCTCTCCAGAGTGCCCATCCTAAATGCTGGCTACTGAAGATAAGGGTTGCGCTCGTTGCGGGACTTAACCCAACATCTCACGACACGAGCTGACGACAACCATGCACCACCTGTCACCGATGTTCCGAAGAAAAACTTCCATTACGAAGCGGTCATCGGGATGTCAAGATCAGGTAAGGTTCTTCGCGTTGCTTCGAATTAAACCACATGCTCCACCGCTTGTGCGGGTCCCCGTCAATTCCTTTGAGTTTCATTCTTGCGAACGTACTCCCCAGGTGGACTGCTTATTGCGTTAGCTGCGGCACCGAATAGCTTTGCTACCCGACACCTAGCAGTCATCGTTTACGGCGTGGACTACCAGGGTATCTAATCCTGTTTGCTCCCCACGCTTTCGAGCCTCAACGTCAGTCATCGTCCAGTAAGCCGCCTTCGCCACTGGTGTTCCTCCTAATATCTACGCATTTCACCGCTACACTAGGAATTCCACTTACCTCTCCGACACTCTAGCTGCACAGTTTCCAAAGCAGTCCACAGGTTGAGCCCATGCCTTTCACTTCAGACTTGCACAGCCGTCTACGCTCCCTTTACACCCAGTAAATCCGGATAACGCTTGCCCCCTACGTATTACCGCGGCTGCTGGCACGTAGTTAGCCGGGGCTTCTTAGTCAGGTACCGTCATTTTCTTCCCTGCTGATAGAAGTTTACATACCGAAATACTTCATCCTTCACGCGGCGTCGCTGCATCAGGCTTTCGCCCATTGTGCAATATTCCCCACTGCTGCCTCCCGTAGGAGTCTGGGCCGTGTCTCAGTCCCAATGTGGCCGGTCACCCTCTCAGGTCGGCTACTGATCGTCGGCTTGGTGGGCCGTTACCTCACCAACTACCTAATCAGACGCGGGTCCATCTCATACCACCGGAGTTTTTACCACTGTACCATGCAGTACTGTGGTCTTATGCGGTATTAGCAGCCATTTCTAACTGTTATCCCCCTGTATGAGGCAGGTTACCCACGCGTTACTCACCCGTCCGCCGCTCAGTCACAAAAGTCTTCATCCGAAGAATCAAACTTAAGTGCTTCGCTCGACTTGCATGTGTTAAGCACGCCGCCAGCGTTCATCCTGAGCCAGGATCAAACTCTCGTTTAAAAATCTTAATTCCGATTTGACTCGGATTCAAAATCAAAGTTCGTTCCAGGTCAAGAAAACTACTAGCTTTCTTATCCCTTTTACTGTTTTAAGGTTGACATTGTCATTCAATGTCCGTTCTGAATTTTCTCTTAAAGAATCTTCAGGGTTGTTGTCTATTATTTAATTATCAAGGTTCTTTTTTGTTGTCATCTCAGCGACAGCTTATTTATATTATCACATTCACAATCGCTTGTCAACAACTTTTTTATTTTTCTTTTTCGCTGTCCGCTTCGATCATCTCTGTCGTTCGAAACAGCTTATCTAGAATATCATTTCTATCGACATTTGTCAACAGGAAATTTCATTTATTTTTTTTTGCGTTCCCATGAGCTCTTAAGCACTTTCCAGTCTTGTCTCACGCGACAGCTTGTATAATATATCATGCCTGTCCAGAATTGTCAATATTGTTTTTATTATTTATTTTATTTACACAATTTACACAATTTTAGTTACCACATTTCGCTTTACTTGTTCATATTTGCAGTTTGAATTACATTTCCCCCAAATTAATACCCAAAATTGCAATTAAAGTATCTTATTTTGCGAGAAGAGTTTCCATTAAACGCAGTTTGACACGTAGCATTTCACTAAAATACTACGTGTCAAAGCTTTAAAATTTCACCGCTAATTGCATAATCGGATTATAATCATATATCATTTTTATTATATCATTGTTCTGAATCAGCTCATAGGCTTCTTTTCCAATGCTTGTCATATAGAGCATTGTGATAATAATAAATGCCACCCATACAATGATAAGTGCACATCCAAGTCCAACAACTCCGCCTGCAAGCCGGTTAATGAATCCCAGCACAGGTAATTCTGCCACAATATCAAGTGCAAATACAATTGCACGCAATATAATGGTCACAATAAAAAATGTTCCCAGGAATGCAATAATATGAATAATTAGTTTTGACAGGAATTCTCCTACATACTGTGCAAATGTCTGTACTCCCAGTTGAGAATAAATTTCACTGTTATTATTGGTAGACAACTGTGTCTTAAATACTGCTGGAAGATCTGCTTTTTCTATAGCTGCTACCTGAAGATCTCTTGGAATATCCGCCCCCTCAATTGCATTTTTGACTTCTTCGCTGACTTCGTCATTATTTACACCGTCTAAAATACTGCTGGAAATTCCATACTGTGCCAATTGCTCTCCTGTAATCTTTCCATTTACAATATCATCTACCGACACACCGTAAGATTGCAATTCTTCTTCACTAATCCCTGCTGCCTTCAATGCTTTTCGTACACTTTCTGCTGAAATTCCCGTTGAACCACTGTCATCACTGCCTCCGGCCAACTGGGAAGCTGCCGCTTTTGCCATCGTGTTCGTCACCTGACTTTTAATCATGTCATCAATCGGCGTATGCTTTTCTATTGCCGATGAAACATAAGGTGATGCTGCAACTACAATGACAATTGTTAAAATCGTAGTCGCAAGTGACACAGCGATACGAATCGCTCCCCGGTAGATTCCAATCAAAAATCCCAGTAGAAATACTCCTGCTACTGCTATCGTTAACCAATTCCACTCCATACCTTCTCCTTATTTTACAAGACGGACATTCTCCATGCCGTTTGCATTTATCACAATGTATTTATTAACTCCCATAGTTGGAAAAATTTCACGAATATTCGTTTCTATCTCTCCTTCAAATTTCTGTATTCCGCTTTTCAGGAAAATACTGCAGTTATTTCCATCATACATAATCACCTGGCCGCCGCTTAATTTTACATTTCCATAATCCCCGGTAAAATCTTTTGACAATGTCTGCTTTCCCGACGTATTGTAAAGCCGGAGTTCATAACCGCCTTTTCCTTCATTTTTCAAGACCAGACCAATATATTTGTTATCATGAAATACGCTTTTTATCTCTTTGTCTATCTTAATCTGACTAGTCTCTTTCGGAACACTTTCGCCTTGATATATTGTCAGCATATTATCTCCGACTACTGCTGAAATCTTCTGGTTCATAAAAAATCCTTCTGCCATCAGTGTTCCTTTATATTCTTCCTGTGTAACCTGATGATCCGTCTCCTGTTCCCCTGCACTGCCAAAATTATAGTAAACTACCCTTGATGTCACACTGCCGTCCTGCGTATACAAATATGTGACCTGCATCACTTCTGCATCTGATGAAATAGCAACATCCATCGGGTATCCTGTTCCGGTCAGCGATGTCTTATGCTCCACTAGGATATTTCCTGCAGTATCATAACAGACGATTTTGGGTGATGAACTGTCTTTCAACACCGCACACACAATTCCCTGACTGGATACTGTCGCTTTTTCTATCGGAAGCGTTGTATGAATCTCGCCCTTTACACCGTCTTTTTGAAAAATGACAACGTCATTACCGCCTTTGTCAAAAATAATTGCACAATCATCTCCTGCTACAACAGTCGGAGTCTTAATCTGATAAGCCTGGTTCCATTTCTCTTCCCCCTGCTGACTCAAATATGCCATTCCATCTCTACTGTAACGAAGCACACCTTCTGAAAATTCCTTGTAATTGCTGTCCGTACTTCCTGCCTCCGGATAAGTGTTCGCCACCCGCACATTCGTATACGTCTGTAAATGTATAAATAAATAGATTCCTACAGAAGCTGCCATAATCAATATGACTACTGTCAGAATTCTTATTCTGATTTTCTTTTTATGCGCCTTCACCTGTTCCTCCAGTTGCGCCA
The sequence above is drawn from the Dorea formicigenerans genome and encodes:
- a CDS encoding CvpA family protein, which produces MEWNWLTIAVAGVFLLGFLIGIYRGAIRIAVSLATTILTIVIVVAASPYVSSAIEKHTPIDDMIKSQVTNTMAKAAASQLAGGSDDSGSTGISAESVRKALKAAGISEEELQSYGVSVDDIVNGKITGEQLAQYGISSSILDGVNNDEVSEEVKNAIEGADIPRDLQVAAIEKADLPAVFKTQLSTNNNSEIYSQLGVQTFAQYVGEFLSKLIIHIIAFLGTFFIVTIILRAIVFALDIVAELPVLGFINRLAGGVVGLGCALIIVWVAFIIITMLYMTSIGKEAYELIQNNDIIKMIYDYNPIMQLAVKF
- a CDS encoding DUF5711 family protein; this translates as MNRKNKDLRVVRDSEDVDKLVRRIMDNTEDEETQMAQLEEQVKAHKKKIRIRILTVVILIMAASVGIYLFIHLQTYTNVRVANTYPEAGSTDSNYKEFSEGVLRYSRDGMAYLSQQGEEKWNQAYQIKTPTVVAGDDCAIIFDKGGNDVVIFQKDGVKGEIHTTLPIEKATVSSQGIVCAVLKDSSSPKIVCYDTAGNILVEHKTSLTGTGYPMDVAISSDAEVMQVTYLYTQDGSVTSRVVYYNFGSAGEQETDHQVTQEEYKGTLMAEGFFMNQKISAVVGDNMLTIYQGESVPKETSQIKIDKEIKSVFHDNKYIGLVLKNEGKGGYELRLYNTSGKQTLSKDFTGDYGNVKLSGGQVIMYDGNNCSIFLKSGIQKFEGEIETNIREIFPTMGVNKYIVINANGMENVRLVK